In Pseudoduganella albidiflava, a single window of DNA contains:
- a CDS encoding TIGR03013 family XrtA/PEP-CTERM system glycosyltransferase, with product MIRIFNHYVSRTGFILLLFEMFILHAAASATALLWSGSPRGTADASMTGMLFALVNVFAMSALGLYQQQLREDLRGAMARIPPAFLVGFVLMSALMEVMPAVDLGHAASLAFVLGGACVLMTRLLLFTSAQSDILVERLILIGAGALARECLELAAMRDGPRRFEVVGCVPMPDEERCVPVAKVLKPGESLLTLARRHGANELVISVGDRRNGAYPVRELLDCALGGVRVTDAAAFFEREASQIRVDSLQPSYLIHGGGFDQSFMRALVKRSFDLVASAAICVAALPVMLAAALCIVVEDGGPVIFRQDRVGKNGRVFQVLKFRSMGTDAEHDGKPRWASAGDPRVTRVGHWLRKLRIDELPQMFNVFRGEMSFVGPRPERAFFVEQLGREIAYYDVRHSIKPGITGLAQVRYQYGASVEDAVRKLQYDLYYVKNNSLFLDLLILIDTVQVVLTGKGAR from the coding sequence GTGATCCGGATCTTCAATCATTATGTCTCGCGCACCGGTTTCATCCTGCTGCTGTTTGAAATGTTCATCCTGCACGCAGCCGCCAGTGCGACCGCGCTGCTGTGGAGCGGCTCGCCGCGCGGCACCGCCGACGCCTCCATGACCGGCATGCTGTTCGCGCTCGTGAACGTGTTCGCCATGAGCGCGCTGGGACTCTACCAGCAGCAGTTGCGCGAGGATTTGCGCGGCGCGATGGCGCGCATTCCACCGGCCTTCCTGGTCGGCTTCGTGCTGATGTCCGCTTTGATGGAGGTCATGCCCGCCGTGGACCTGGGCCACGCGGCGAGCCTGGCCTTCGTGCTGGGCGGCGCTTGCGTGCTGATGACGAGGTTGCTGCTGTTCACCTCGGCGCAGTCCGATATCCTGGTGGAGCGCCTGATCCTGATCGGTGCCGGCGCGCTCGCCCGCGAGTGCCTCGAGCTGGCGGCCATGCGCGACGGGCCGCGGCGCTTCGAAGTCGTCGGCTGCGTGCCGATGCCGGACGAAGAGCGCTGCGTGCCGGTCGCCAAGGTGTTGAAGCCGGGTGAATCGTTGCTGACGCTGGCGCGGCGGCACGGCGCGAACGAGCTGGTGATCTCCGTCGGCGATCGCCGCAACGGTGCCTATCCGGTACGCGAGCTGCTCGATTGCGCGCTGGGCGGCGTGCGGGTGACCGATGCGGCCGCGTTCTTCGAGCGCGAAGCCAGCCAGATCCGCGTCGATTCGCTGCAGCCCAGCTACCTGATTCATGGCGGCGGTTTCGACCAGAGTTTCATGCGCGCGTTGGTCAAGCGCTCGTTCGACCTGGTGGCCAGTGCCGCGATCTGCGTCGCGGCATTGCCGGTGATGCTGGCGGCGGCCCTGTGCATCGTGGTCGAGGATGGCGGCCCCGTGATCTTTCGGCAGGACAGGGTGGGCAAGAATGGCCGCGTGTTCCAGGTACTCAAGTTTCGCAGCATGGGCACGGATGCGGAACACGACGGCAAGCCCCGCTGGGCCAGCGCCGGCGATCCGCGCGTGACCCGCGTCGGCCACTGGCTGCGCAAGCTGCGCATCGACGAACTGCCGCAGATGTTCAACGTGTTCCGCGGCGAGATGAGTTTCGTGGGCCCGCGCCCGGAGCGCGCCTTCTTCGTCGAGCAACTGGGGCGCGAGATCGCCTATTACGATGTACGCCACAGTATCAAGCCGGGCATCACGGGGCTGGCGCAGGTCCGCTACCAGTACGGCGCGTCCGTCGAGGATGCCGTTCGCAAGCTGCAGTACGACCTGTACTACGTCAAGAACAACAGCCTGTTTCTCGATCTGCTGATCCTGATCGATACGGTGCAGGTCGTGCTGACGGGTAAAGGCGCGCGGTGA
- the prsK gene encoding XrtA/PEP-CTERM system histidine kinase PrsK has product MEGAQLVASASHGVGAAAFAVFSLLLLGRRVAGQHRLLLAACASTAAWSAATALHGYMVLGFDVAQAARVLETLRTAAWLVFLLLLLAPSGLPAKRLLAVVLLLCMAQLATGELAPVASVLADEAPRQPAAPALIATIAASLLLAVVGILLVEQLYRSTPARERWGIKFACLGLGTLFVYDFYLYSDALLFRRVEPHIWAARGLVDALCVPLLAITAARNPGWKLGLALSRKFMLRSAALVGCAVYLLAMAAGGWYLRSVGGAWGPVMQLICLCGAGLLLAGVLFSGAARARLRVFISKHFYQAHFDYRDEWRRFTQALSEGGPVPGEGAIQAVAALVESSAGALWIRRDSAFEPAASWNLAPQHATEPAGSAFCRLLEERQWIVATGHPPRDAEASYPAWLQGIPGLWLLVPLLLHGQLFGFIALAGPRTPVALNWEVFDLLRLAGSQAASCLAHAEVADRLSVARQFESFNRMTTFVVHDLKNLLSQHSLLLANAQRHKANPAFQEDMLATLAHSVQKMTAMLQRLSRGDHAAERAPHALADVLRRAVAGYASAQPCPVLDIADATLLALVDGQRLERTVAHLLQNAVEATPPDGRVSVSLRREGACAVIDVSDTGSGMSEAFLRERLFRPFETTKPAGMGIGVYESREYVRELGGRLDVHSRPGSGSTFRIVLPLQPARQALPAMA; this is encoded by the coding sequence ATGGAGGGGGCGCAGCTGGTTGCTTCGGCCAGCCATGGCGTTGGCGCCGCGGCGTTCGCGGTGTTTTCCTTGCTGCTGCTAGGCCGACGGGTAGCGGGTCAGCATCGGCTGCTGCTTGCCGCGTGTGCGTCGACCGCGGCGTGGTCGGCGGCAACCGCGCTGCACGGATACATGGTGCTGGGGTTCGATGTCGCGCAGGCGGCACGCGTGCTTGAAACGCTGCGGACAGCGGCGTGGCTGGTCTTTCTCCTGTTGTTGCTGGCCCCTTCGGGCTTGCCGGCCAAGCGCCTGCTGGCGGTAGTGCTGCTGTTGTGCATGGCGCAGCTGGCGACGGGCGAGCTGGCGCCGGTGGCGAGCGTGCTGGCCGACGAGGCGCCGCGTCAGCCGGCCGCTCCCGCGCTCATCGCGACGATCGCCGCCAGCCTGCTGCTGGCCGTCGTTGGCATCCTGCTCGTCGAACAGCTGTATCGCAGCACGCCCGCGCGCGAACGGTGGGGTATCAAGTTCGCCTGCCTGGGACTGGGAACGCTGTTCGTGTACGACTTCTACCTGTACAGCGATGCACTGCTGTTCCGCCGCGTCGAGCCCCATATCTGGGCGGCGCGTGGCCTGGTGGACGCATTGTGCGTGCCGCTGCTGGCGATCACCGCCGCGCGCAATCCGGGCTGGAAGCTGGGATTGGCCCTGTCCCGCAAGTTCATGTTGCGTTCGGCGGCGCTGGTCGGTTGCGCCGTCTATCTGCTGGCGATGGCCGCTGGCGGCTGGTACCTGCGCAGCGTTGGCGGCGCATGGGGGCCGGTCATGCAGCTGATCTGCCTGTGCGGCGCCGGCCTGCTGCTGGCGGGGGTGCTGTTCTCCGGCGCGGCGCGGGCGCGCTTGCGCGTCTTCATCAGCAAGCATTTTTACCAGGCCCATTTCGATTACCGCGATGAGTGGCGCAGGTTTACGCAGGCATTGTCGGAAGGCGGTCCAGTCCCCGGGGAAGGGGCAATCCAGGCTGTCGCTGCGCTCGTGGAGAGTTCCGCCGGCGCTCTATGGATCCGTCGCGACAGTGCCTTCGAACCTGCCGCGAGCTGGAACCTGGCGCCCCAGCATGCGACGGAGCCAGCCGGCAGCGCGTTCTGCCGGCTGCTGGAAGAACGCCAGTGGATCGTTGCGACCGGTCATCCACCGCGAGACGCCGAAGCGTCTTATCCGGCCTGGCTGCAAGGCATTCCCGGCCTTTGGCTGCTGGTGCCGCTGCTGCTGCACGGCCAGCTGTTCGGCTTCATCGCATTGGCCGGCCCGCGCACCCCCGTCGCGCTGAACTGGGAAGTGTTCGATCTGCTGCGGCTGGCGGGCAGCCAGGCTGCGAGCTGCCTGGCGCACGCCGAGGTGGCCGACCGCTTGTCCGTGGCGCGGCAATTCGAGTCGTTCAACCGGATGACCACATTCGTTGTCCATGACCTGAAGAACCTGCTGTCCCAGCATTCGCTACTGCTGGCGAATGCGCAGCGCCACAAGGCCAATCCGGCCTTCCAGGAGGACATGCTGGCAACGCTGGCCCACTCGGTGCAGAAAATGACGGCGATGCTGCAACGGCTGTCGCGCGGCGACCATGCCGCCGAACGCGCGCCGCACGCCCTGGCCGATGTGCTGCGGCGTGCCGTCGCCGGCTATGCGAGCGCGCAGCCATGCCCCGTGCTCGACATCGCCGACGCCACGCTGCTTGCCCTGGTGGACGGCCAGCGGCTGGAACGCACCGTTGCGCACCTGCTGCAGAACGCGGTCGAAGCCACTCCCCCGGATGGCCGTGTTTCGGTGAGCTTGCGGCGCGAGGGCGCGTGCGCCGTCATCGACGTGAGCGACACCGGAAGCGGCATGAGCGAAGCGTTCCTGCGTGAACGGCTGTTCCGGCCCTTCGAGACGACCAAGCCCGCCGGCATGGGGATCGGCGTGTACGAGAGCCGCGAGTATGTCCGCGAACTGGGCGGGCGGCTCGACGTGCACAGCCGCCCCGGGAGTGGCAGCACGTTCCGGATCGTGCTGCCGCTGCAACCCGCGCGGCAAGCTTTGCCGGCAATGGCCTGA
- the prsR gene encoding PEP-CTERM-box response regulator transcription factor yields the protein MPKRKLLVVEDDAGLQRQLRWSLDEYDVVAAGDRESALALLRRHQPPVVTMDLGLPPDADGATEGLALLQQIIASAPDTKVVVLSGNRDRTNVLKAISMGAYDFHQKPLDADLLRLVIERAFFLHAVQQDHRRMLQIESDSPLAGIISRDPGMLKVCRSVEKVAPSSATVLLLGASGSGKELIARGLHRTSGRNDKRFVAINCAAIPEHLLESELFGYEKGAFTGAVRQTPGKIELAQGGTFFLDEIGDMAMALQAKLLRFLQERVIERVGGRNEIPVDVRIVCATHRNLKALVNEGSFREDLFYRLSEIVLVIPSLRDRVGDTVLLAQHFKNRFCATEGRATMHFSPDALIAIEAYSWPGNVREMENCIRRAVIMAEGSQLTTADLGLPEAPITDENIDLRTARDAAEYRVMVKALARSGGNIAKAAEMLGISRPTLYDLLAHHGIK from the coding sequence ATGCCAAAGCGCAAGCTGCTGGTGGTGGAAGACGATGCGGGGCTGCAAAGGCAACTGCGCTGGAGCCTCGACGAATATGATGTCGTCGCTGCAGGAGACCGGGAATCGGCGCTGGCGCTGCTGCGCCGCCACCAGCCGCCAGTGGTGACAATGGACCTGGGCTTGCCGCCGGACGCGGATGGTGCCACCGAAGGGCTGGCCTTGCTGCAGCAAATCATCGCGAGCGCGCCCGACACGAAGGTCGTCGTATTGTCGGGCAACCGGGATCGCACGAATGTGCTGAAGGCGATCTCGATGGGTGCGTATGACTTTCACCAGAAACCGCTCGATGCCGATCTGCTTCGCCTGGTGATCGAGCGCGCGTTCTTTCTTCACGCGGTGCAGCAGGACCATCGCCGCATGCTGCAGATCGAGAGCGATTCGCCGCTGGCCGGCATCATCAGCCGCGATCCGGGAATGCTGAAAGTTTGCCGCAGCGTGGAGAAGGTGGCGCCGTCCTCCGCGACAGTCTTGCTGTTGGGAGCGTCCGGCAGCGGCAAGGAGTTGATCGCGCGGGGCTTGCACCGTACGTCGGGACGCAACGACAAACGCTTCGTGGCGATCAACTGCGCCGCCATTCCCGAACACCTGCTGGAAAGTGAACTGTTCGGGTATGAGAAGGGCGCGTTCACGGGCGCTGTCCGGCAGACGCCAGGCAAGATCGAGCTGGCGCAGGGCGGAACCTTCTTCCTCGACGAGATCGGCGACATGGCGATGGCACTGCAGGCCAAGCTGTTGCGCTTCCTGCAGGAGCGCGTGATCGAGCGAGTCGGTGGCCGGAACGAGATTCCCGTCGATGTGCGCATCGTGTGCGCGACCCATCGCAACCTGAAGGCACTCGTGAACGAGGGCAGCTTTCGCGAAGACCTGTTCTATCGCCTGAGTGAGATCGTGCTCGTCATTCCTTCGCTGCGCGATCGGGTGGGCGATACCGTGCTGCTGGCCCAGCACTTCAAGAACCGGTTCTGTGCCACCGAAGGCCGTGCCACGATGCACTTCAGCCCGGACGCGCTCATCGCCATCGAAGCGTACAGCTGGCCGGGCAACGTGCGTGAAATGGAAAACTGCATCCGGCGCGCCGTGATCATGGCCGAGGGATCCCAGCTTACAACGGCCGACCTGGGCTTGCCGGAAGCTCCGATCACCGACGAAAACATCGACCTGCGCACGGCGCGCGACGCCGCCGAATACAGGGTGATGGTGAAGGCGCTCGCACGCTCGGGTGGAAACATCGCCAAGGCGGCGGAAATGCTCGGCATCAGCCGTCCGACACTGTATGACCTGCTGGCTCACCACGGGATCAAGTAG
- a CDS encoding ABC transporter permease, which yields MPSRPTLIVSLVLLSGVAQAATDCPAFNNSVSGGDYTSSEDRPKLNVVEQFHFTPQVERLERGQSGYLADDIAYTLDHFANHHRALTSLARLALREKSPRPKGMKYTVDCYFDRAIRYRPSDSRVRAIFGGYLLVLGQEEAALVQLEEAARLEPGNATNQYNLGLLHVRRKNFDKAREAAKQAYALGMPLPGLKNKLVAAGQWKD from the coding sequence ATGCCATCCCGGCCAACCCTGATCGTTTCGCTCGTGCTGTTGAGCGGCGTCGCGCAAGCCGCCACCGATTGCCCCGCGTTCAACAACTCCGTCAGTGGCGGCGACTACACCAGCTCCGAAGACCGCCCAAAGCTCAACGTCGTCGAGCAGTTTCACTTTACGCCACAGGTCGAGCGCCTGGAACGTGGCCAGTCCGGCTATCTGGCCGATGATATCGCCTATACGCTCGATCACTTCGCCAACCATCATCGGGCGCTGACGTCGCTGGCCCGCCTGGCGCTGCGTGAAAAGTCGCCACGCCCAAAGGGCATGAAATACACCGTCGATTGCTACTTCGACCGCGCGATCCGGTATCGGCCCAGCGATTCGCGCGTTCGTGCAATCTTCGGCGGCTACCTGCTGGTACTTGGCCAGGAAGAGGCAGCGTTGGTTCAGCTCGAAGAAGCGGCCAGGCTGGAACCCGGCAATGCCACGAACCAGTACAACCTCGGGCTTCTGCATGTGCGCCGGAAGAACTTCGACAAGGCACGCGAAGCGGCGAAACAGGCGTATGCGCTGGGCATGCCGCTGCCGGGCCTGAAGAACAAGCTGGTGGCCGCCGGCCAGTGGAAAGATTGA
- a CDS encoding putative O-glycosylation ligase, exosortase A system-associated has protein sequence MRTVNKGAPPATYDGLPGWTSVLAGLITSLSPVKKEAMRDIFVTLLVLAGLPFALQRPVIGGLMWVWISVMNPHTQGWGFATTFPFAQLIAGVTILSLLKSREKNTLPMTPVTVTLIAFVIWMNITTLFAIIPNAAWGQWNKVMKIMLMTFAVMMVIRKREHVRHLVWVLVISLGYYGVKGGIFTVRSGGNQRVWGPLGTFIGDNNALALSLIMTIPLMYYLMQELPKRWMRQLMLISMGLCALAALGSYSRGGVLAIVAMLVFMWKKSRHKVVGAALLVLLAPLAVLFMPEQWSARMDTIAEYQSDGSAMGRINAWHMAFNLARDRFFGGGFSMYEPVTFAMYAPDPSGVHAAHSIYFQVLGEHGFIGLALYLMLGIMTWRYAAWIVRHAGGHADLQWATSLAAMMQASLIGFAVGGAFLSLLYWDVPYYMMVAIMATRTLVQQRLAASPAPVSPIRHRGAPVGSTVESPQGRSARPEVK, from the coding sequence ATGAGAACGGTCAACAAGGGCGCTCCTCCTGCGACATATGATGGACTGCCGGGCTGGACCAGTGTACTGGCGGGCCTGATCACTTCGTTGAGCCCCGTCAAGAAGGAAGCCATGCGCGACATTTTCGTTACCTTGCTGGTCCTCGCTGGTCTGCCCTTCGCCTTGCAACGCCCCGTCATCGGCGGCCTGATGTGGGTCTGGATCAGCGTCATGAATCCTCACACCCAGGGTTGGGGTTTCGCCACCACATTCCCCTTCGCGCAGTTGATCGCCGGCGTGACCATCCTCAGCCTGCTCAAGTCGCGCGAAAAAAACACGCTGCCGATGACGCCGGTTACCGTCACGTTGATCGCGTTCGTCATCTGGATGAACATCACGACGCTGTTTGCCATCATTCCCAATGCGGCCTGGGGACAATGGAACAAGGTGATGAAGATCATGCTGATGACCTTTGCCGTGATGATGGTCATCCGCAAGCGCGAACATGTCCGCCACCTGGTCTGGGTACTGGTGATATCGCTGGGGTACTACGGGGTGAAGGGCGGGATCTTTACGGTGCGAAGCGGCGGCAACCAGCGGGTCTGGGGTCCGCTGGGCACCTTCATCGGTGACAACAACGCGCTGGCTCTGTCACTGATCATGACGATCCCGTTGATGTATTACCTGATGCAGGAACTGCCGAAGCGCTGGATGCGCCAGCTGATGCTGATCTCGATGGGCTTGTGCGCGCTGGCCGCACTGGGCAGCTACTCGCGCGGCGGCGTGCTCGCCATCGTGGCGATGCTGGTCTTCATGTGGAAGAAGAGCCGGCACAAGGTAGTCGGCGCCGCCCTGCTGGTACTGCTTGCTCCGCTCGCGGTTTTGTTCATGCCCGAGCAGTGGAGCGCGCGGATGGACACGATCGCCGAGTACCAATCCGACGGTTCCGCCATGGGCCGCATCAATGCGTGGCACATGGCATTCAATCTGGCCCGCGACCGCTTCTTTGGTGGCGGCTTCTCGATGTACGAACCGGTGACGTTCGCCATGTACGCACCGGATCCGTCCGGGGTGCACGCCGCGCACAGCATCTACTTCCAGGTGTTGGGCGAGCATGGATTCATCGGGCTTGCCTTGTACCTGATGCTGGGAATCATGACCTGGCGTTACGCTGCCTGGATCGTGCGGCACGCCGGCGGCCACGCGGACCTGCAGTGGGCCACATCGCTGGCGGCGATGATGCAGGCAAGCCTGATCGGATTCGCCGTCGGTGGCGCCTTCCTCAGCTTGCTGTATTGGGATGTGCCGTACTACATGATGGTCGCGATCATGGCAACCCGCACGCTGGTGCAGCAGCGTCTGGCCGCGTCGCCGGCGCCCGTGTCCCCGATTCGCCACCGCGGCGCACCAGTCGGCTCTACCGTTGAGTCGCCACAAGGGAGGAGCGCCAGGCCGGAGGTTAAATGA
- a CDS encoding glycosyltransferase, with amino-acid sequence MLTVLMATFNGAATLPKVLDAYCRLIVPPGGWRIVIADNGSTDGTRMLIEHYADRLPIHYVFEPRRGKNVALNAAIVLALEEADNDGLFVFTDDDATPAADWLVQLAAAACAQRAFDIFAGAIAADWGEAAPAWIERLVPLGLTFGITPPETPEGPVFPGLVWGANMAIRRHLFDGGLLFDESVGPAAGAYAMGSETQLTRRLGDAGHRAWFCRAARVAHYIRPDQMTHAWVLERARRFGRGKFRQECPGRFPEWLGVPRWMFSRYVAELLGLATAWMRRDADSAFLRRWELAYLRGYAHEAWRGSPPASRGRVLITSYSGELGGMELRMAQEAQFLRAAGFEGMLAIRPFPRSGSWAADLRERRLPVMRFAPPPVLEQWRWRRTNKFRALFGSVRAMRRFRADLVHVAFCWNTYGATALWLAGRCGLPAVISVHNTFPHCEFGRWHHPLLREAFAAVRGIYGATESALQHFLALYRPYLRSDIRLAVIPNCVDTERFCPSPALRAAARQRWGLPADALVMGSVARLSPQKRPEALVALLHALRGDFPALYLVLAGTGPLEDEVRKVASALGVERFVIFTGYHARIEEIMPALDVHLLLSRREGFGIATIEAMACGVPAVASAVPGNTDVLSGCAGGVLVPLEDNRVVEQTVARLLADPDLRARMGEQGRADAIRRFSTPRVQALVHQFYDGLL; translated from the coding sequence TTGTTGACCGTTCTCATGGCAACCTTCAACGGCGCCGCCACGCTGCCAAAGGTGCTCGACGCTTATTGCAGGCTGATCGTACCGCCCGGCGGGTGGCGCATCGTCATCGCGGACAATGGCAGTACCGATGGCACGCGCATGCTGATCGAGCACTATGCCGACCGGCTGCCCATCCACTATGTTTTCGAGCCACGGCGCGGCAAGAACGTCGCATTGAACGCGGCCATCGTGCTGGCACTGGAAGAGGCCGATAACGACGGCCTGTTCGTGTTTACCGACGACGACGCAACGCCCGCCGCGGACTGGCTTGTGCAGCTGGCAGCCGCCGCGTGCGCGCAACGCGCGTTCGATATTTTTGCGGGCGCCATTGCTGCCGACTGGGGCGAGGCCGCCCCGGCGTGGATCGAACGGCTGGTGCCGCTCGGCCTGACGTTCGGCATCACCCCCCCGGAAACGCCGGAGGGGCCGGTTTTCCCGGGTCTCGTCTGGGGCGCCAACATGGCGATCCGCCGGCATCTGTTCGATGGCGGCCTGCTGTTCGATGAATCGGTCGGGCCTGCCGCGGGCGCCTACGCGATGGGCAGCGAAACACAGCTGACACGCCGGCTCGGCGATGCTGGCCACCGCGCCTGGTTCTGCCGCGCAGCACGGGTGGCGCATTACATACGTCCTGACCAGATGACCCATGCGTGGGTGCTCGAGCGGGCCAGGCGCTTCGGCCGTGGCAAGTTTCGGCAGGAATGCCCGGGGCGCTTCCCGGAATGGTTGGGCGTTCCCCGCTGGATGTTCAGCCGGTATGTGGCTGAATTGCTCGGCCTCGCGACCGCGTGGATGCGGCGCGACGCCGACAGCGCATTCTTGCGCCGCTGGGAACTGGCTTACCTGCGGGGCTATGCCCACGAAGCGTGGCGCGGCAGCCCGCCGGCGAGCCGGGGCAGGGTCTTGATTACCAGTTATTCCGGCGAACTCGGTGGCATGGAGCTCCGCATGGCGCAGGAGGCGCAATTCCTGCGCGCCGCTGGATTCGAGGGCATGTTGGCCATCCGGCCGTTTCCCCGCAGCGGCAGCTGGGCTGCCGACTTGCGCGAGCGCCGGTTGCCGGTGATGCGCTTTGCACCGCCACCGGTGCTCGAACAATGGCGATGGCGACGCACCAACAAGTTCCGTGCGCTGTTCGGCAGCGTGCGAGCCATGCGCCGTTTTCGGGCGGACCTGGTACACGTGGCATTTTGCTGGAACACCTATGGCGCCACGGCGCTGTGGCTTGCCGGCCGCTGCGGCCTGCCGGCGGTGATCAGCGTGCACAATACGTTTCCCCACTGCGAATTCGGCCGCTGGCATCACCCCCTCCTGCGTGAAGCATTCGCGGCTGTGCGCGGCATCTATGGCGCCACTGAATCGGCCTTGCAGCATTTTCTTGCCCTGTACCGGCCATATCTGCGGAGCGACATCCGCCTTGCCGTGATCCCGAACTGCGTGGATACCGAGCGCTTTTGCCCATCGCCCGCGTTGCGCGCGGCTGCCCGGCAGCGCTGGGGTTTGCCCGCGGATGCCTTGGTAATGGGTTCCGTCGCACGTTTGTCGCCGCAAAAGCGTCCAGAGGCACTGGTGGCGCTGCTGCATGCCCTGCGCGGAGATTTCCCGGCACTGTATCTGGTGTTGGCGGGTACCGGTCCGCTGGAGGACGAAGTGCGCAAGGTGGCCAGCGCGCTCGGGGTGGAACGCTTCGTGATCTTCACCGGCTACCACGCCCGCATCGAGGAGATCATGCCGGCGCTGGATGTCCACCTGCTTCTCAGCCGGCGCGAGGGCTTCGGCATTGCGACCATCGAAGCGATGGCATGCGGTGTCCCGGCTGTTGCCAGCGCCGTTCCCGGCAATACCGATGTCCTTTCCGGCTGCGCCGGCGGCGTACTCGTGCCGCTCGAGGACAATCGCGTCGTGGAGCAGACAGTGGCCAGGCTGCTCGCCGATCCGGACCTGCGTGCACGCATGGGGGAACAGGGCAGGGCAGATGCGATTCGCCGTTTCAGCACGCCCCGGGTCCAGGCGCTGGTGCATCAGTTCTATGATGGGCTGCTGTAG
- a CDS encoding oligosaccharide flippase family protein, with translation MASARRTFLVSFGERYTLLLVGVVGTMIIARMLPPAEIGIFSIGAVLVGLAQVVRDFGVGQYVVAAKTLSQEQLRAALGVAVGSAWTLAVLIAVLSGVMADFYAQPRLREVMRLLAVNFLLVPFTALTLSFLRRQLRVSAIYLINTTHSVVQLVSTVWLAALGFGCLSLAWGTVAAALAALMVSLPLRPAELPWLPRLRGARAVLGFSFYATGGNMADEAGVAAPDLVMGKLLGAEAVATFGKAQALLNLFSQAVTSAVSPVLLPLFAGQARDGRDLRATYLLTVSCMTGIAWPFFVLLGVLALPVVNLVYGEQWDAAAPLIRIMCCSSALYSMFIMARYLFIATGHVRDQAWLDTVSVMVRVLLVLPAALFGLHWVALAIVGGAIFRCWLTWRYLSRLAGINAAALCRAVSRSAALAALTAVAPVAALAMMQPGPAQLAVASSAATVLWLVGVLAFRHPLAGELEFAWRSVRRRNAV, from the coding sequence ATGGCCTCTGCCCGACGCACGTTCCTCGTGTCCTTCGGCGAACGATATACGCTGCTGCTGGTCGGTGTGGTTGGCACGATGATCATCGCGCGAATGCTGCCGCCCGCCGAGATCGGCATCTTTTCGATTGGTGCCGTGCTAGTCGGCCTGGCACAGGTGGTGCGTGATTTCGGGGTCGGCCAGTATGTGGTTGCCGCGAAGACGCTGTCGCAGGAACAGTTGCGCGCCGCGCTGGGCGTGGCCGTCGGCTCGGCGTGGACACTTGCGGTACTGATCGCAGTGCTCAGCGGCGTGATGGCGGATTTCTACGCCCAACCCCGGCTGAGGGAGGTCATGCGACTGCTGGCCGTGAATTTTCTGCTCGTTCCGTTTACGGCCCTGACATTGTCCTTTTTGCGCCGGCAATTGCGCGTCTCCGCGATCTACCTCATCAACACCACGCACAGCGTAGTGCAGCTGGTCAGCACCGTCTGGCTTGCCGCACTGGGATTCGGCTGCCTCAGCCTTGCATGGGGCACTGTGGCCGCCGCACTGGCGGCACTCATGGTCAGTCTGCCGTTGCGCCCGGCAGAACTGCCGTGGCTGCCGCGGCTGCGCGGCGCGCGCGCGGTTCTCGGCTTCAGTTTCTATGCAACAGGAGGCAATATGGCCGATGAAGCCGGTGTCGCGGCGCCGGATTTGGTCATGGGAAAGTTGCTGGGCGCTGAAGCGGTGGCCACATTCGGCAAGGCACAGGCCTTGCTCAACTTATTCAGCCAGGCGGTTACGAGTGCGGTATCGCCAGTGCTTCTGCCGCTGTTCGCCGGGCAGGCCAGGGATGGACGCGACCTGCGTGCCACGTATCTGCTCACTGTCAGCTGCATGACCGGCATTGCCTGGCCTTTCTTTGTACTGCTGGGCGTGCTGGCACTGCCCGTTGTCAATCTTGTGTACGGGGAGCAATGGGATGCAGCTGCGCCGTTGATACGAATCATGTGTTGCTCGTCAGCGCTCTATAGCATGTTCATCATGGCGCGGTATCTGTTCATCGCCACCGGACATGTGCGTGACCAGGCCTGGCTCGATACGGTTTCGGTAATGGTCCGCGTATTGCTAGTGCTGCCTGCGGCTTTGTTCGGCCTGCATTGGGTGGCGCTGGCGATCGTCGGGGGAGCTATTTTTCGTTGCTGGCTCACATGGCGTTACCTGTCGAGGCTTGCCGGGATTAACGCTGCGGCGCTCTGTCGCGCCGTCAGTCGAAGTGCCGCGCTGGCGGCGCTCACGGCAGTGGCACCGGTGGCCGCGCTGGCAATGATGCAGCCGGGCCCCGCGCAACTCGCAGTAGCGTCCTCGGCTGCGACGGTGCTATGGCTCGTCGGTGTACTGGCGTTCCGGCATCCCCTGGCGGGAGAGCTGGAATTTGCGTGGCGCAGCGTTCGGCGTCGTAATGCAGTGTAA